From one Anabas testudineus chromosome 21, fAnaTes1.2, whole genome shotgun sequence genomic stretch:
- the sestd1 gene encoding SEC14 domain and spectrin repeat-containing protein 1 produces the protein MSNVTMEATTILPVLKKKLAFLSGGKDRRSGLILTIPLCSDQTSMEELSATLDYLLSIPSEKCKARGFTVIVDGRKSQWNIVKTVVLMLQNVIPAEVSLVCVVKPDEFWDKKVTHFCFWKEKDRLGFEVILVSANKLTRYIEPCQLTDDFGGSLDYDHNDWLNKRLVFEKFTKESTSLLDELSIINDSDKSSSVDKDKSADCALLPSFDPETVLQTGHELLSELQQRRFNGSEGGGAGQGGPAWCPMEEELLAQPQVMKLLDSLREQYTRYQELCRQRNKRTQLDEIHTKVMQVVTWLQGPGSELLKTHQAIGDSIRAAQALQQKHEEIESQHSEWFAVYVELNQQIAALLSGGEEEEVTELKALQQQLSDVCYRQAAHLESRQNVLQAAQAFHSTTQELSQQLDGLLGMLCADVAPADGASIQQNLKLLEEKLQTVEAGLSSLRQKGGLVLEQMCSQPSWSLEPETESPTGEQQDNVQHIQAVMEEMQLRKQRCEDMVDVRRLKMLQMVQLFKCEEDALQAVEWLSELLDALLKTHIRLGDDSQETRTMLDKHRKFVDVAQSTYDYGRQLLQATVVLCQSLRCTTRSSGETLPRLNRVWKQFSVSAEERQQRLELALNFHTAAERVFQQECVEAESLDEVDSSGKTLLDRLTMPIIFPDGSEQYFGSPSDTAAAVEGVRERLLLVEERRLQLQEARLHNDDEEEVLKGQEARLDVIGEELSEKEEQDEEEEEEVGQQDEESERATQDC, from the exons ATGTCCAACGTTACCATGGAAGCCACCACCATCCTCCCCGTCCTCAAGAAGAAACTAGCGTTTCTGTCGg gggGCAAAGACCGGCGCAGTGGTCTCATCCTGACCATCCCTCTCTGTTCAGATCAGACCAGTATGGAGGAGCTCAGCGCCACACTGGACTATCTTCTCAGCATCcccag tGAGAAGTGTAAAGCTCGCGGTTTCACTGTTATTGTGGATGGACGCAAGTCTCAGTGGAACATTGTGAAGACTGTGGTGCTCATGTTGcag AATGTAATCCCAGCCGAGGTGTCGCTCGTCTGTGTGGTGAAGCCAGATGAGTTCTGGGATAAGAAGGTCACACACTTCTGCTTCTGGAAGGAGAAAGACCGCTTGGGGTTTGAG GTGATCCTGGTTTCGGCCAATAAGCTGACTCGTTACATCGAGCCCTGTCAGCTGACGGACGACTTTGGAGGAAGTCTGGACTATGACCACAACGACTGGCTCAACAAGAGACTG GTTTTTGAGAAGTTCACCAAGGAGTCGACGTCACTGCTGGACGAGCTGTCGATCATCAATGACAGTGACAAGAGCAGCTCGGTGGACAAGGACAA ATCAGCTGATTGTGCCCTCCTGCCGTCCTTCGACCCTGAGACTGTCCTGCAGACCG gtCATGAGCTGCTGTCGGAGCTGCAACAGCGTCGTTTTAACGGCTctgagggaggaggagcaggacaggGAG GTCCAGCCTGGTGTCCTatggaggaggagctgctggctCAGCCTCAGGTGATGAAGCTGCTGGACTCGCTCAGGGAGCAGTACACCAGATACCAGGAACTCTGCAGGCAGCGAAACAAACGCACACAGCTAGACGAGATCCACACCAAGGTCATGCAG GTGGTCACCTGGCTGCAGGGTCCAggttcagagctgctgaagaCCCACCAGGCAATCGGAGACTCGATTCGAGCGGCTCAGGCGCTGCAGCAGAAACACGAGGAGATCGAAAGCCAGCACAGT GAGTGGTTTGCGGTATATGTGGAGTTGAACCAGCAGATCGCTGCCTTGCTCagtggaggggaggaggaggaagttaCAGAGCTGAAggcgctgcagcagcagctgagcgaTGTTTGCTACCGACAGGCGGCTCACCTGGAGAGCCGGCAGAACGTCCTGCAGGCGGCACAGGCCTTCCATAGCACCACACAGGAG TTGTCCCAGCAGTTAGACGGTTTACTGGGCATGCTCTGTGCTGACGTGGCTCCAGCTGATGGAGCTTCAATTCAGCAAAACCTCAAACTGTTGGAGGAAAAGCTACAGACAGTCG AGGCAGGTCTTTCTTCTCTACGTCAAAAAGGGGGATTGGTACTGGAGCAGATGTGCAGTCAACCGTCGTGGTCCCTGGAGCCTGAGACTGAGAGTCCAACTGGGGAGCAGCAGGACAACGTTCAGCACATCCAAGCTGTGATGGAGGAGATGCAGCTTCGCAAGCAGAG gtgtGAGGACATGGTGGATGTGCGAAGACTGAAGATGTTGCAGATGGTCCAACTGTTCAAATGTGAAGAGGATGCATTACAG gcaGTAGAGTGGCTCAGCGAGCTCTTGGACGCCCTGCTGAAGACCCACATCAGACTGGGTGACGACTCTCAAGAGACAAGGACCATGTTGGACAAACACAGGAAGTTTGTGGACGTAGCTCAG AGCACGTATGACTATGGCCGTCAGCTGCTGCAGGCGACGGTTGTTCTCTGTCAGTCTCTTCGCTGTACGACGCGCTCGTCTGGAGAGACGCTGCCAAGACTCAACCGGGTCTGGAAACAGTTCAGCGTCAGCGCGGAGGAAAGACAACAGAGATTGGAGCTGGCTCTGAACTTCCACACCGCCGCTGAGAGG GTGTTCCAACAGGAATGTGTGGAGGCGGAATCCCTGGATGAAGTCGACTCTTCAGGAAAAACTCTGCTGGACAGATTAACCATGCCTATTATCTTCCCTGATGg GAGCGAGCAGTACTTTGGAAGTCCCAGCGACACAGCAGCAGCGGTGGAGGGCGTCAGAGAGCGCCTCCTCCTGGTGGAGGAGCGgcggctgcagctgcaggaggcGAGGCTTCATAATGACGACGAAGAGGAGGTGCTGAAGGGGCAGGAGGCGCGGCTAGACGTGATCGGAGAGGAACTGAGCGAGAAAGAGGAGCaagacgaggaggaagaggaggaggtggggcaACAGGATGAAGAGTCTGAGAGAGCTACACAGGACTGCTAA